One genomic segment of Helianthus annuus cultivar XRQ/B chromosome 14, HanXRQr2.0-SUNRISE, whole genome shotgun sequence includes these proteins:
- the LOC110924803 gene encoding cell surface glycoprotein 1-like: protein MSSSSRVSDPVAVDSDDPMYTDSEVHTSDTDSTDEDAFQPFAIPDLGDDIPHADGVPAGDLPLVEIPAPVPHATFPAEDLPHDVESDDDLVLFEGPPEDHHEGGAQIDEEAHSDSSIPDSPESVASSVPPPIHADIPAEPDVVAPFPDPVPLEPDHALFAAHVDPQYADTRNGWIDDDDELPPFVAPVAPVLAPIFAPTDIPPFPPHTTDAPLFPTHTTEAHRTDLPITFLQEIPPPRPGEGPSHQPFGHAPFLTGGDQFAPQIPHHTAVPPVPPFPVPPFTPSSEPFLWTTSSIMPPTDPYHPYYVGPSTEDVLVSFMLQHDALTRRVQVLEQQIECLSRSHHAMEEDWLLMRSLFYFHFPPPPPAA, encoded by the coding sequence ATGTCTTCATCGAGCAGGGTTTCAGACCCAGTGGCAGTAGACTCTGACGACCCGATGTACACTGATTCAGAGGTTCATACATCAGATACAGACAGCACTGACGAGGATGCATTCCAGCCTTTTGCTATACCCGATTTGGGGGATGACATACCTCATGCTGATGGTGTTCCTGCCGGGGATCTACCTCTTGTGGAGATCCCTGCTCCTGTTCCACACGCTACATTTCCTGCAGAGGATTTGCCACACGATGTTGAGTCCGATGACGACCTCGTACTATTCGAGGGTCCCCCTGAGGACCACCATGAGGGCGGGGCCCAGATTGATGAGGAGGCCCATTCTGATTCGTCGATTCCTGATTCTCCTGAGTCGGTAGCTTCCTCTGTTCCACCACCTATTCATGCTGATATACCCGCTGAGCCTGATGTTGTTGCTCCTTTTCCTGACCCGGTGCCTCTAGAGCCCGACCATGCACTCTTTGCGGCTCATGTCGACCCTCAGTATGCTGACACCCGGAATGGGTGGATTGATGATGACGATGAGCTCCCGCCGTTCGTGGCACCTGTAGCCCCCGTCTTGGCACCCATTTTTGCCCCTACTGATATCCCACCTTTTCCCCCACATACCACCGATGCACCCTTGTTCCCCACACACACTACTGAGGCGCATCGCACGGATCTGCCCATCACGTTTCTCCAGGAGATCCCTCCGCCGCGTCCTGGAGAGGGCCCCTCTCATCAGCCTTTTGGCCATGCACCTTTTCTGACCGGAGGGGATCAGTTTGCACCGCAGATCCCTCACCATACTGCTGTTCCCCCTGTTCCACCGTTCCCTGTACCACCTTTTACTCCATCCAGCGAGCCTTTTCTCTGGACCACATCATCCATCATGCCGCCGACAGATCCATATCATCCCTATTATGTCGGGCCTTCTACGGAGGATGTCCTCGTTTCATTCATGCTACAGCATGACGCGCTGACGCGTCGTGTCCAGGTCTTGGAGCAGCAGATAGAGTGTCTGTCGCGTTCTCACCACgccatggaggaggattggctccTCATGCGCAGTTTGTTCTATTTTCATTTTCCTCCTCCACCACCAGCAGCATGA